The genomic window ATAGGTCATTGGTGCCTTGCCCTCCAATATTTCCTCTCCACTGAGTGTAGGACAAGATCACATCAGACAGTTAGGGTGACCTTGGTTACAAATGACAATCACAAAGCCCTATGATACTTCATGAAATTTTTGAATCTCAGGCCATCTAATTCCAACTTCCATCCAAAGGAGACCCCTGTAAAATGGCCCAGATGGTACAGTGGTCTTTAggtctctatttaaagacctctGGTACACAGAACTTTCTATGACCTTAGGTATCTGATCATAGATCAAGGGTGGAGAGCTTGGGCTACATATAAGCAAATATGCATGCCAATAGCTCTGGCCCTAAGAAACTTTGTAAGTAGGTGTGCAAACATGCCAAGGTTGCTTACTGATGGGATTGTGTACATACAGTCCTTATCTTCTGAGAACcaaaaagaactgagtttgaatcctgcctcagagcTGTGTATCATGGACaaggcatttaaaactctttgaaacccttaacttttttttttttagcacctCATAGCTTTGTTATGATGGTCAAATGAGAAGACCCACATAGAGTggtttgtaaatcttaaaacagtATGGAAATGCCAGTGGTTACTATTATCACTTAGCCTTGATCTAAGGAAAAATCTTAATTTGAATGATCCCAAAATGGAATAGGCTGCTCCAGGAAGAGCAATGGGATCCTTCTCATTAAAGGTTTTAAAGCAAAGTCTCGATGACCATTTATTGGACTTGTAATGGGATTTCTGCCCAGTTGTGGGATATATGAGATGATCCACGCTAATTTCTTAAGACTGTCATAGAAAGGGGTTTTCCTACACTTCGATTGTGCCCACAAGCTGGTTTAGCAAACTGCCAATGCCTGCTCTTGGATCAAGCTTTCTGAGTCCCTCTCCTGTCAGTAACAAAATCCACAAGTCTCCACCCAGTTACTTCAATCAGTCCCAGATTACTCTTTAGGCAATAGTGAGAACTATCTTTGATCATTCTGGTTTGGGATCTCATACACAGGCCTCTCTTGCCTATTATGCTTACAAGGAAGTGTCAAAGCCTAATCCTCAGGGCCTAGAAACTTTCAGAAGTCTGAAATGGAGGATATTAAGAGTTAGCAGCTGACATGTCTCCTATTATGCCAGAGcatgaaggaaatataaatgTGGACATTGCCAAAATGAAGATTGAgacttgatgtaaggaaaaatctCCTAATATAGCTGTCCCCAAAGTGGAGTGGACTGGCCTTGGGAGGCTATGGGTATTCTATTTAGCAATTGCTGGATGGCTACTTATTAGGAATTCCCAGGGGATTCTTCTCCAGATGTAGTTGGAACCAGAGGGTCTATGAGGACCTTTCTAACTCAGATGTAGTTTTATgaaaattttccttatattaaatcaAAACTTATTTTCTGGTACTTTATACTCATTGCTTCTAGGTCATCTTTGATGGGGGTGAGCAGGACAAGCTTAAGCCACCCTTTAGATGATAGCCATTTGGGTATCTGACTCTCCTTTTGTTCCCTGGGATCCTCACTGCCCAATATCTGCTTGAACTCCACCCTTACTATGGACAAGTCTTCCTTCTAAATCCTGTCCTTCCTGTCCTCCCTCTGCTGTCTCTGAATCCTCCTCCTCTGGTTAACTTTGATCTCCCTTTCCCCATTCTATGGGGAATTcttattcttccctccctcccaaagtATATTCTGTTCCCTTCCTTCTGCTCCTTAACATCTATCTTCCCCATCATGGTCTCTGCCTTTGGGACACTGACAAGTTGGGAGCAAAACACAGGCATTACTTGATGGGAGCCCCAGGCTCTGCTAGGTAGAGCTCTGATGGATCAGTCAGCAGGGAAACTTTCCTCCTCTGCCTAGAGTCCCTCTCTCTAGAGATGGGGTAACTGGGAGACCAGAGCAGTCAAGATGAGAGCCTGGAGTAGCCAAGAACAGCTCCCTTTATTCCAGCTGTCAGATAGTCTGGGTAAGGTAGGACTTAGGCCTGACTCAGAGAAGGTGGGACCTTGTCATTACATATTTCCCATTACAGGAGTCTTTTTCCTCATGCACCACCAAAGGGATCTTAGATCCCAAGCTTTTACTAAACTGTCATCATTTACAGAACTTTCCTAAGTGCTTGTTTTTCCACAGCATCACATGGACTAGGGCTGAGGTTTTTCCAAGATGCATCCTGGAATACCTGTGAGATGCCAGTACAAATGGCTGTAAATCAAGCTTGTgctgtcccccccccctcccacccccggCCCCCATGGTCCCTGCCCTGCCCATCCTACCTCTCTGCTGAAGAGGATCCGTGGGCCCTCGCTCACTGCCAGCATCTTGCCCCTTGCTACAAGATCTTTCAGAAGCACATGTTCCTCGGCAGCCTGCTGTAGCTGCTGGGCCACAGTACTGGAAGCTATTGAAGTAGGCACCTGTATCAGGGCATGAGCACGACGATGCTTCTTTACCACCCTGATGGCCTCCCGCTCCAGTGGCAGGTGCAGACGCTCAAACATGTCCCGAAGCAAGCAGGAGAGTACTGCCCCTGAGAACTGTGGGTTCAAGTGACTCACATAAAGGGTGTGCAAGGGCGGGGGCAGCTTGGAGAGGGGGCCCTCGGGAGGGGGCTCCTCTGGTGGGGGCTGCACATGGAGGGGCTCCCCTGAGGGTCTTCCTTCAAGGTTCTCTTTTGAGATTGTCTCTTCTGCTAGCATGTTCAAATAAGGCTCTCCCTTTGAGTTCCTGGAGGGAGGTTCCCCAAGgggcttttcttttaaaatctctagAGTTGTCTCTACTATAGGTATCTCTTTAAGGGACTCCCAGGATAGGGTATCTGATATTTCTCCTGCTGGAATCTCTACTTGCTGTGTTTCTCTGGGGCTTTTTGAGGGAGTTTCTCTGGGTATCTCTTCTAGAGATTCCTCTGTGAAGTTCTTTTCCATGAGTGTTTTCACGAAGGACTCCCAAGAGTCTGTTCTGGTCACTTCTGTTGGAATCTGTACTTGGGATGTCTCTATGGGGGTCTCTTTGGGGGTGGCCTCCCCTTTTGAAGTTGGCCTGTGGAGTGTTTCTTTAGGGATCAGACCCTGAGATGTTTCTATGAGGGTCTCCTTTGGGGAGGGTTTAGTGGAGCTTATCTCCAAGGGTGATTTTTGGTTCTGGAGAATGCCCACTAGTTCCTCTCCTACAGTCACCTTCTTCATTTCCCAGTCCTCCTACCCCTAAGGACTGTGCTCTGTGCCTCTGGGTCTCAAGGATTCAGAGATGACTGAAGTGGATGAGCAGCTGGGCCCTGGGTTGGGACCAGCAGGATAGGGAAGCTTTCTGGGGGAAGCCCACACACTTTCCAGGGACGGTGAGGCTGCCAAGTGACAGGTTGGAAGGAGCAAGGATGGGCCCCAGCTGGGCCTGGCCCCTTTCGGCTCCCAATCTCGGGTGCGGAGAAGGTAGAAGGGGAGAATTGATGGCCTGATGGGGAGGCCCTGCAGTGAGGGGCCTTGCTCCGGCTTGGGTCCTAAAGAACAAAAGAAGGCAGTGTAAAGCTGAGGAGGATTTAAACCTTCCCCAGCAAAGCTGAGTAAGGTGatcttatatatttaaaagaggGTTGATCTTAAGAGTCAgatgacttgggtttgaattctaattCTGTTGCTGGGACCTAAGGAAAGTCACATAAGAAATCTGAGTCCAGAGAGGTAATCAGTAAAATAAGTGGCTTGAAATAGATGAACACAGAATCTCATAGTTGGAAGAGGACAGAGATTGCCTAGTTAAACTTGTACATGAACAGTACAAATGTTTGCTTGAAAATCTCTGGGGATGGGGAATCCACTACTTCCCAAAGTAGAACATTTCCTATTTGGATAGCTCCAATTGTTAAAAGCTTTCTTTTTTGCTGAACAATCAGTGTAGTAATAGATAAAAAGGTAGATTTGGAATGGGCAGAGGTATGATACTCTGAAAGGACCTATGGCTATGGAGCtgaagacatgagttcaattcTACTTTAGACACTATGACCATAAAGAAGTCAAATAACTTCCAAAGTTATtatattcctcatctgtaaaatgaagagggtgAAGAGAAgtgggctagatggcctctggggTCCCATCAAAAGTCCTGAACTGTGATCCAAACACCTTGATTTGGATACCATTTCTCtaagtctctttctctctctcattttctcaaaCCTATATGAACCAGGGCAAGCCATTTAGCTATTCTAGGCCACAGATAATTAGATGATCTCTTAtaattcctttcagttctaaatctatgttcctatgaaTTAAAAAATGCCTGTAGCTGCAATATGTATCTATTGTTCCTAGCTTTACCCCTTAGGGCCAAGCAGAAAAAGTTGAATCCTTCTTCATACCTAATTTTAAAACTTGAAGACATTTTAtatccctccctcttcttccttaagTCTTCTTTAATTGATCCTTCAACAGTTCTTTTAACTGATTCGTACATGGTTATTGGCAgtcttttctaaattttatatatatgatatatagagatatatatacatatttatatattttttaatcagcaaaaatctgccttctccttcctccctactCCCCAAattagaacaaaagaaaaacaaaacacattacaaacatgtatagttaATCAACAAATATCTGCTTTGGCCATGTCCAaacaatatttttctcattttgtactCTTAGAGTTGGTTAGCTTGTTTCATTATGAATCATCATTATTAAGGTCATGGTAGGGAATTACACTGATTAGATAgagttcctaattctttcaaTGTGGTTTGCTTTTACAGGATTGCTGTGATTGCTAAAttatttctcctggttctgctcacttcattctgcttAAGTTCATATTAAGTCTTCCTGGGTTTCTTTGaaatcatcattttttacagtatAATAGCatttcataacatttatataccAAAAGTTGtctagccattcctcaatttatgggCATTCTTTCAGAttcccattttttgccacttcaaaaaagctataaatatttttgtacatccttaaattttgttttgcttgggaCTAATCCCTcccaaatctattttctctctaattccttccttttcccgtTTCCCTCTTAAGTGAAACATACTACTTCTAACTCTGAATGTgtatattttccctctctttaatcAGTTCAGATGAGAATGAGGTTGAAATGTCCACTGCTTTCCCCACATCTTCTTCCTTGTTTATATAATTGTCTGTGTTCCCTTTGAGATAATTCTCCCTGAACCCTCTCTCCCTGCAAATGTattcctcctcttcccatctctttcttctcttaagatcaccaacatataacaggACCACTCCCAGGCCATTTCTAATCGTTCCTGATGATGATAGGATTCAGAGAGGATATATGTATCATCTCCCATATTTTGAATGTAGGAAGTTTACCCTCATTTTGCCActtattattcttttatgtttACCTTTGTATGTTTCTCTTCACTCCTATGTTTGAACTTCAGAGTTTCTCTGCAGCGCTGGCCTTTTTATCTGGAATTATtggaagtcctttatttcattggaGAATCTTTCCCCTCCCCGCCATGATTAAACTTAGGCAAGTTATTCTTAAGTTAGTTATCCATTGCCTTACTGAAAACTTTATTCCATATTTTATTCCAAGTTCTCTGCTACTTTATAGTAGTGGCTGCAAAATCTGTGTGTGATGCTGACTGTGGCTTCTTGGTAATTGAATTTCTTCCTTAGGCTACTCACAGTATTTTTACTCTGACCTGGgaactctggattttggctataaggtacctgagagttttcattttgaaatttctttgaGAAAGTAGATTGTTCTATTTCCATTctgtcctctggttctaagagacctgggcagttttcttaaaaattcttgAAATAAGATATCTAGGTTCTCTTATTTGTCATGACATTTAGGTAGTAtgatacttaaatttttttctctgttttccagGAAAGTTGTTTTTGCTGAGATATCTATCTTATGTCAttgtcgtcgtcgtcgtcgtcttcttcttcatctttgtcttcttttctctccagtgttctcattttgttgattaaaaatgtttaaaaccccttttaaaaaaatcttcctttatctcttctaggaattctagttgaatttgtgtCTATGTTGGGTTTACTCTGGAGCTTTGCTTTTGAAGTAGTTGACAAAGCTGCCAGTTGTTGTTTGGGAACACACTCTAGCACAGAGATGGGACCTCTTCTTGCCCTGGTGCACAGCCCCCATCCTTAGTGTTGGAGTGCTCTATGAGTAGAATGTTCCTGCCCCAACCTCTCTGTCTCTTGTGATACCTGTATGCTGACCTGAGCTGGACAAATGACCCACTGtgacatttccttttttcccccatcaaGATTGAGTCTGGCCATTTTCTAAGTCTATTAGGGGGAGTTCTGTGGAAGAATGCGTAGTTGTACTGTTTCTGCTGTTCTGTCATCTTGGATTCACCTTTAATTGGCATAGTCTTGAGACTTCTTACCATGTTAGTTACTCTCTAGATTTGTTGTAGTAGCTGttcagttctgtccaactctttgtgactccatggatcATAA from Monodelphis domestica isolate mMonDom1 chromosome 4, mMonDom1.pri, whole genome shotgun sequence includes these protein-coding regions:
- the SLFNL1 gene encoding LOW QUALITY PROTEIN: schlafen-like protein 1 (The sequence of the model RefSeq protein was modified relative to this genomic sequence to represent the inferred CDS: inserted 1 base in 1 codon), translated to MKKVTVGEELVGILQNQKSPLEISSTKPSPKETLIETSQGLIPKETLHRPTSKGEATPKETPIETSQVQIPTEVTRTDSWESFVKTLMEKNFTEESLEEIPRETPSKSPRETQQVEIPAGEISDTLSWESLKEIPIVETTLEILKEKPLGEPPSRNSKGEPYLNMLAEETISKENLEGRPSGEPLHVQPPPEEPPPEGPLSKLPPPLHTLYVSHLNPQFSGAVLSCLLRDMFERLHLPLEREAIRVVKKHRRAHALIQVPTSIASSTVAQQLQQAAEEHVLLKDLVARGKMLAVSEGPRILFSREVGWAGQGPWGPGSHPGPAPASRQTGHPPPQPSPHLAGASNPXSPSLPCAARSDSAIVNQEIVGQEKLFYGAFLGNETRNVEFKRGGGQYLDLALKHHVRRYVCAFLNSEGGSLFVGVEDSGLVRGIHCGHRDEDRVRLLVDSILQGFKPQVFPDAYTLTFIPVVKAGSSNTDLLKVIRLSVYGPRTHAEPLLYETDLGEVYLRRDGSIQGPLSGSAIQEWCRQKWIAELHKLQNKVSLLTLEKETLQQQLNRGLCRQLCQPSSCICSIM